A section of the Canis lupus baileyi chromosome 5, mCanLup2.hap1, whole genome shotgun sequence genome encodes:
- the FCHSD1 gene encoding F-BAR and double SH3 domains protein 1 isoform X3, producing MQPPPRKVKPAQVVKLRFLEQLSILQTRQQREADLLEDIRSYSKQRAAIEREYGQALQKLAGPFLKKEGHRSGEMDSRPSLERGRMVFGAWRCLLDATVAGGQARLQASDRYRDLAGGTGRSAKEQVLRKGAESLQKAQAEVLQSVRELSRSRKLYGQRERVWALAQEKAADVQARLNRSDHGLFHTRTSLQKLSTKLSAQSAQYSRQLRAARNEYLLNLVATNAHLDHYYQEELPALLKALVSELLEHLRDPLTLLSRTELEAAEMALEHARRGGQATSQVSWEQDLKLFLQEPGVFSPTPPQEFQPAGTDQVCALELEGDAGSMAGDTSLEKEVQRWTSRAARDYKIQNHGHRVLQRLEQRRQQAPEREAPGIEQRLQEVKESIRRAQVSQVKGAARLALLQGAGLDVQHWLKPAMTQAQDEVEQERRLSEARLSQRDLSPTAEDAELSDFEECEETGELFEEPAPTALATRPLPCPAHVVFSYQAGHEDELTITEGEWLEVIEEGDADEWVKARNQHGEVGFVPERYLNFPDLSFPESGHDSDNPSGAEPTAFLARALYSYTGQSAEELSFPEGALIRLLPRAQDGVDDGFWRGEFGGYVGVFPSLLVEELLGSPGPPELSDPEQMLPSPSPPSFSPPVPTSALDGALASVLPVGTSSIRLTEA from the exons ATGCAGCCGCCGCCCCGAAAA GTGAAGCCAGCCCAGGTGGTGAAGCTTCGCTTCCTGGAGCAGCTGAGCATCCTTCAGACCCggcagcagagggaggcagaTCTATTGGAAGACATCAG GTCCTACAGCAAGCAGAGGGCAGCCATTGAACGGGAATATGGACAG GCACTCCAGAAACTGGCTGGGCCGTTCCTGAAGAAGGAAGGGCACCGGAGTGGGGAGATGGACAGCAG ACCTTCTCTGGAGAGAGGCAGGATGGTGTTTGGTGCCTGGCGCTGCTTGCTGGATGCCACCGTGGCCGGTGGCCAAGCCCGGCTCCAGGCGTCTGACCGATACCGTGACCTGGCAGGGGGCACAGGGCGGAGTGCCAAGGAGCAGGTGCTTAGGAAG GGAGCAGAGAGCCTCCAGAAGGCACAAGCTGAGGTGCTGCAGTCTGTCCGGGAGCTGAGCCGGAGTCGGAAGCTGTATGGGCAACGGGAACGTGTGTGGGCCTTGGCACAGGAGAAGGCAGCTGATGTACAGGCTAG ACTGAACCGAAGTGACCATGGGCTCTTCCACACTCGGACCAGTCTCCAGAAACTCAGCACCAAG CTTTCTGCCCAGTCAGCCCAGTACTCCCGGCAGCTGAGAGCAGCCCGCAATGAGTACCTGCTCAACTTGGTGGCCACCAATGCTCACCTTGACCACTACTACCAGGAGGAATTGCCAGCCTTGCTCAAG GCCCTGGTCAGTGAGCTGTTGGAACACTTGAGAGACCCCTTGACCTTGCTAAGCCGCACTGAGCTGGAAGCTGCAGAGATGGCTCTTGAGCATGCCCGCCGAGGAGGACAGGCAACCTCCCAG GTAAGCTGGGAGCAGGATCTGAAGCTCTTTCTTCAGGAACCTGGAGTATTTTCCCCCACACCACCTCAGGAGTTTCAGCCTGCAGGGACTGATCAG GTGTGTGCCCTGGAGTTGGAGGGGGATGCAGGAAGCATGGCTGGGGACACTAGCCTGGAGAAAGAGGTTCAGCGCTGGACAAGCCGAGCTGCCCGAGACTACAAGATCCAGAACCATGGACATCGG GTGTTGCAGCGGCTGGAGCAGAGGCGACAGCAGGCTCCAGAGCGGGAGGCCCCAGGTATAGAACAGCGGCTACAGGAAGTGAAGGAAAGCATCCGGCGGGCACAG GTGAGCCAGGTGAAGGGAGCTGCCCGGCTGGCTCTGCTACAAGGAGCTGGCCTAGATGTACAGCACTGGCTGAAGCCAGCCATGACTCAGGCTCAGGATGAGGTGGAGCAGGAGCGACGTCTTAGTGAGGCCCGCCTCTCCCAGAGGGACCTCTCTCCCACG GCTGAGGATGCTGAGCTCTCTGACTTTGAGGAATGTGAGGAGACAGGGGAGCTCTTTGAGGAGCCTGCCCCTACAGCCTTGGCCACtaggcccctcccctgccctgcacaTGTGGTGTTCAGCTATCAG GCAGGGCATGAGGATGAGCTGACTATCACAGAGGGCGAGTGGCTGGAGGTCATAGAAGAAGGAGATGCTGATGAATGGGTCAAG GCTCGAAACCAGCACGGCGAGGTAGGCTTTGTCCCTGAGCGGTATCTCAACTTCCCGGACCTCTCCTTCCCTGAGAGTGGCCACGACAGCGATAATCCCTCAGGGGCAGAGCCCACAG CTTTCCTGGCCCGTGCCCTATACAGCTACACAGGACAGAGTGCAGAGGAGCTGAGCTTCCCTGAGGGGGCGCTTATCCGCCTGCTGCCCCGGGCCCAGGATGGAGTGGATGATGGCTTCTGGAGGGGAGAATTTGGGGGCTATGTTGGGGTTTTCCCCTCCCTGCTAGTGGAGGAATTGCTTGGCTCCCCAGGACCCCCTGAACTCTCAGACCCAGAACAG ATGCTGCCATCCCCTTCTCCTCCTAGCTTCTCACCTCCTGTGCCCACCTCTGCCTTGGATGGAGCCCTTGCATCTGTGCTGCCTGTGG GAACCTCCTCCATCAGGCTCACAGAAGCATGA
- the FCHSD1 gene encoding F-BAR and double SH3 domains protein 1 isoform X4: MQPPPRKVKPAQVVKLRFLEQLSILQTRQQREADLLEDIRSYSKQRAAIEREYGQALQKLAGPFLKKEGHRSGEMDSRPSLERGRMVFGAWRCLLDATVAGGQARLQASDRYRDLAGGTGRSAKEQVLRKGAESLQKAQAEVLQSVRELSRSRKLYGQRERVWALAQEKAADVQARLNRSDHGLFHTRTSLQKLSTKLSAQSAQYSRQLRAARNEYLLNLVATNAHLDHYYQEELPALLKALVSELLEHLRDPLTLLSRTELEAAEMALEHARRGGQATSQVSWEQDLKLFLQEPGVFSPTPPQEFQPAGTDQVCALELEGDAGSMAGDTSLEKEVQRWTSRAARDYKIQNHGHRVLQRLEQRRQQAPEREAPGIEQRLQEVKESIRRAQVSQVKGAARLALLQGAGLDVQHWLKPAMTQAQDEVEQERRLSEARLSQRDLSPTAEDAELSDFEECEETGELFEEPAPTALATRPLPCPAHVVFSYQAGHEDELTITEGEWLEVIEEGDADEWVKMLPSPSPPSFSPPVPTSALDGALASVLPVDQDLGCPAPLDMMAPRLRPMRPPPPPPVKAPDPGHPDSLT, translated from the exons ATGCAGCCGCCGCCCCGAAAA GTGAAGCCAGCCCAGGTGGTGAAGCTTCGCTTCCTGGAGCAGCTGAGCATCCTTCAGACCCggcagcagagggaggcagaTCTATTGGAAGACATCAG GTCCTACAGCAAGCAGAGGGCAGCCATTGAACGGGAATATGGACAG GCACTCCAGAAACTGGCTGGGCCGTTCCTGAAGAAGGAAGGGCACCGGAGTGGGGAGATGGACAGCAG ACCTTCTCTGGAGAGAGGCAGGATGGTGTTTGGTGCCTGGCGCTGCTTGCTGGATGCCACCGTGGCCGGTGGCCAAGCCCGGCTCCAGGCGTCTGACCGATACCGTGACCTGGCAGGGGGCACAGGGCGGAGTGCCAAGGAGCAGGTGCTTAGGAAG GGAGCAGAGAGCCTCCAGAAGGCACAAGCTGAGGTGCTGCAGTCTGTCCGGGAGCTGAGCCGGAGTCGGAAGCTGTATGGGCAACGGGAACGTGTGTGGGCCTTGGCACAGGAGAAGGCAGCTGATGTACAGGCTAG ACTGAACCGAAGTGACCATGGGCTCTTCCACACTCGGACCAGTCTCCAGAAACTCAGCACCAAG CTTTCTGCCCAGTCAGCCCAGTACTCCCGGCAGCTGAGAGCAGCCCGCAATGAGTACCTGCTCAACTTGGTGGCCACCAATGCTCACCTTGACCACTACTACCAGGAGGAATTGCCAGCCTTGCTCAAG GCCCTGGTCAGTGAGCTGTTGGAACACTTGAGAGACCCCTTGACCTTGCTAAGCCGCACTGAGCTGGAAGCTGCAGAGATGGCTCTTGAGCATGCCCGCCGAGGAGGACAGGCAACCTCCCAG GTAAGCTGGGAGCAGGATCTGAAGCTCTTTCTTCAGGAACCTGGAGTATTTTCCCCCACACCACCTCAGGAGTTTCAGCCTGCAGGGACTGATCAG GTGTGTGCCCTGGAGTTGGAGGGGGATGCAGGAAGCATGGCTGGGGACACTAGCCTGGAGAAAGAGGTTCAGCGCTGGACAAGCCGAGCTGCCCGAGACTACAAGATCCAGAACCATGGACATCGG GTGTTGCAGCGGCTGGAGCAGAGGCGACAGCAGGCTCCAGAGCGGGAGGCCCCAGGTATAGAACAGCGGCTACAGGAAGTGAAGGAAAGCATCCGGCGGGCACAG GTGAGCCAGGTGAAGGGAGCTGCCCGGCTGGCTCTGCTACAAGGAGCTGGCCTAGATGTACAGCACTGGCTGAAGCCAGCCATGACTCAGGCTCAGGATGAGGTGGAGCAGGAGCGACGTCTTAGTGAGGCCCGCCTCTCCCAGAGGGACCTCTCTCCCACG GCTGAGGATGCTGAGCTCTCTGACTTTGAGGAATGTGAGGAGACAGGGGAGCTCTTTGAGGAGCCTGCCCCTACAGCCTTGGCCACtaggcccctcccctgccctgcacaTGTGGTGTTCAGCTATCAG GCAGGGCATGAGGATGAGCTGACTATCACAGAGGGCGAGTGGCTGGAGGTCATAGAAGAAGGAGATGCTGATGAATGGGTCAAG ATGCTGCCATCCCCTTCTCCTCCTAGCTTCTCACCTCCTGTGCCCACCTCTGCCTTGGATGGAGCCCTTGCATCTGTGCTGCCTGTGG
- the FCHSD1 gene encoding F-BAR and double SH3 domains protein 1 isoform X2 → MQPPPRKVKPAQVVKLRFLEQLSILQTRQQREADLLEDIRSYSKQRAAIEREYGQALQKLAGPFLKKEGHRSGEMDSRMVFGAWRCLLDATVAGGQARLQASDRYRDLAGGTGRSAKEQVLRKGAESLQKAQAEVLQSVRELSRSRKLYGQRERVWALAQEKAADVQARLNRSDHGLFHTRTSLQKLSTKLSAQSAQYSRQLRAARNEYLLNLVATNAHLDHYYQEELPALLKALVSELLEHLRDPLTLLSRTELEAAEMALEHARRGGQATSQVSWEQDLKLFLQEPGVFSPTPPQEFQPAGTDQVCALELEGDAGSMAGDTSLEKEVQRWTSRAARDYKIQNHGHRVLQRLEQRRQQAPEREAPGIEQRLQEVKESIRRAQVSQVKGAARLALLQGAGLDVQHWLKPAMTQAQDEVEQERRLSEARLSQRDLSPTAEDAELSDFEECEETGELFEEPAPTALATRPLPCPAHVVFSYQAGHEDELTITEGEWLEVIEEGDADEWVKARNQHGEVGFVPERYLNFPDLSFPESGHDSDNPSGAEPTAFLARALYSYTGQSAEELSFPEGALIRLLPRAQDGVDDGFWRGEFGGYVGVFPSLLVEELLGSPGPPELSDPEQMLPSPSPPSFSPPVPTSALDGALASVLPVDQDLGCPAPLDMMAPRLRPMRPPPPPPVKAPDPGHPDSLT, encoded by the exons ATGCAGCCGCCGCCCCGAAAA GTGAAGCCAGCCCAGGTGGTGAAGCTTCGCTTCCTGGAGCAGCTGAGCATCCTTCAGACCCggcagcagagggaggcagaTCTATTGGAAGACATCAG GTCCTACAGCAAGCAGAGGGCAGCCATTGAACGGGAATATGGACAG GCACTCCAGAAACTGGCTGGGCCGTTCCTGAAGAAGGAAGGGCACCGGAGTGGGGAGATGGACAGCAG GATGGTGTTTGGTGCCTGGCGCTGCTTGCTGGATGCCACCGTGGCCGGTGGCCAAGCCCGGCTCCAGGCGTCTGACCGATACCGTGACCTGGCAGGGGGCACAGGGCGGAGTGCCAAGGAGCAGGTGCTTAGGAAG GGAGCAGAGAGCCTCCAGAAGGCACAAGCTGAGGTGCTGCAGTCTGTCCGGGAGCTGAGCCGGAGTCGGAAGCTGTATGGGCAACGGGAACGTGTGTGGGCCTTGGCACAGGAGAAGGCAGCTGATGTACAGGCTAG ACTGAACCGAAGTGACCATGGGCTCTTCCACACTCGGACCAGTCTCCAGAAACTCAGCACCAAG CTTTCTGCCCAGTCAGCCCAGTACTCCCGGCAGCTGAGAGCAGCCCGCAATGAGTACCTGCTCAACTTGGTGGCCACCAATGCTCACCTTGACCACTACTACCAGGAGGAATTGCCAGCCTTGCTCAAG GCCCTGGTCAGTGAGCTGTTGGAACACTTGAGAGACCCCTTGACCTTGCTAAGCCGCACTGAGCTGGAAGCTGCAGAGATGGCTCTTGAGCATGCCCGCCGAGGAGGACAGGCAACCTCCCAG GTAAGCTGGGAGCAGGATCTGAAGCTCTTTCTTCAGGAACCTGGAGTATTTTCCCCCACACCACCTCAGGAGTTTCAGCCTGCAGGGACTGATCAG GTGTGTGCCCTGGAGTTGGAGGGGGATGCAGGAAGCATGGCTGGGGACACTAGCCTGGAGAAAGAGGTTCAGCGCTGGACAAGCCGAGCTGCCCGAGACTACAAGATCCAGAACCATGGACATCGG GTGTTGCAGCGGCTGGAGCAGAGGCGACAGCAGGCTCCAGAGCGGGAGGCCCCAGGTATAGAACAGCGGCTACAGGAAGTGAAGGAAAGCATCCGGCGGGCACAG GTGAGCCAGGTGAAGGGAGCTGCCCGGCTGGCTCTGCTACAAGGAGCTGGCCTAGATGTACAGCACTGGCTGAAGCCAGCCATGACTCAGGCTCAGGATGAGGTGGAGCAGGAGCGACGTCTTAGTGAGGCCCGCCTCTCCCAGAGGGACCTCTCTCCCACG GCTGAGGATGCTGAGCTCTCTGACTTTGAGGAATGTGAGGAGACAGGGGAGCTCTTTGAGGAGCCTGCCCCTACAGCCTTGGCCACtaggcccctcccctgccctgcacaTGTGGTGTTCAGCTATCAG GCAGGGCATGAGGATGAGCTGACTATCACAGAGGGCGAGTGGCTGGAGGTCATAGAAGAAGGAGATGCTGATGAATGGGTCAAG GCTCGAAACCAGCACGGCGAGGTAGGCTTTGTCCCTGAGCGGTATCTCAACTTCCCGGACCTCTCCTTCCCTGAGAGTGGCCACGACAGCGATAATCCCTCAGGGGCAGAGCCCACAG CTTTCCTGGCCCGTGCCCTATACAGCTACACAGGACAGAGTGCAGAGGAGCTGAGCTTCCCTGAGGGGGCGCTTATCCGCCTGCTGCCCCGGGCCCAGGATGGAGTGGATGATGGCTTCTGGAGGGGAGAATTTGGGGGCTATGTTGGGGTTTTCCCCTCCCTGCTAGTGGAGGAATTGCTTGGCTCCCCAGGACCCCCTGAACTCTCAGACCCAGAACAG ATGCTGCCATCCCCTTCTCCTCCTAGCTTCTCACCTCCTGTGCCCACCTCTGCCTTGGATGGAGCCCTTGCATCTGTGCTGCCTGTGG
- the FCHSD1 gene encoding F-BAR and double SH3 domains protein 1 isoform X1 produces MQPPPRKVKPAQVVKLRFLEQLSILQTRQQREADLLEDIRSYSKQRAAIEREYGQALQKLAGPFLKKEGHRSGEMDSRPSLERGRMVFGAWRCLLDATVAGGQARLQASDRYRDLAGGTGRSAKEQVLRKGAESLQKAQAEVLQSVRELSRSRKLYGQRERVWALAQEKAADVQARLNRSDHGLFHTRTSLQKLSTKLSAQSAQYSRQLRAARNEYLLNLVATNAHLDHYYQEELPALLKALVSELLEHLRDPLTLLSRTELEAAEMALEHARRGGQATSQVSWEQDLKLFLQEPGVFSPTPPQEFQPAGTDQVCALELEGDAGSMAGDTSLEKEVQRWTSRAARDYKIQNHGHRVLQRLEQRRQQAPEREAPGIEQRLQEVKESIRRAQVSQVKGAARLALLQGAGLDVQHWLKPAMTQAQDEVEQERRLSEARLSQRDLSPTAEDAELSDFEECEETGELFEEPAPTALATRPLPCPAHVVFSYQAGHEDELTITEGEWLEVIEEGDADEWVKARNQHGEVGFVPERYLNFPDLSFPESGHDSDNPSGAEPTAFLARALYSYTGQSAEELSFPEGALIRLLPRAQDGVDDGFWRGEFGGYVGVFPSLLVEELLGSPGPPELSDPEQMLPSPSPPSFSPPVPTSALDGALASVLPVDQDLGCPAPLDMMAPRLRPMRPPPPPPVKAPDPGHPDSLT; encoded by the exons ATGCAGCCGCCGCCCCGAAAA GTGAAGCCAGCCCAGGTGGTGAAGCTTCGCTTCCTGGAGCAGCTGAGCATCCTTCAGACCCggcagcagagggaggcagaTCTATTGGAAGACATCAG GTCCTACAGCAAGCAGAGGGCAGCCATTGAACGGGAATATGGACAG GCACTCCAGAAACTGGCTGGGCCGTTCCTGAAGAAGGAAGGGCACCGGAGTGGGGAGATGGACAGCAG ACCTTCTCTGGAGAGAGGCAGGATGGTGTTTGGTGCCTGGCGCTGCTTGCTGGATGCCACCGTGGCCGGTGGCCAAGCCCGGCTCCAGGCGTCTGACCGATACCGTGACCTGGCAGGGGGCACAGGGCGGAGTGCCAAGGAGCAGGTGCTTAGGAAG GGAGCAGAGAGCCTCCAGAAGGCACAAGCTGAGGTGCTGCAGTCTGTCCGGGAGCTGAGCCGGAGTCGGAAGCTGTATGGGCAACGGGAACGTGTGTGGGCCTTGGCACAGGAGAAGGCAGCTGATGTACAGGCTAG ACTGAACCGAAGTGACCATGGGCTCTTCCACACTCGGACCAGTCTCCAGAAACTCAGCACCAAG CTTTCTGCCCAGTCAGCCCAGTACTCCCGGCAGCTGAGAGCAGCCCGCAATGAGTACCTGCTCAACTTGGTGGCCACCAATGCTCACCTTGACCACTACTACCAGGAGGAATTGCCAGCCTTGCTCAAG GCCCTGGTCAGTGAGCTGTTGGAACACTTGAGAGACCCCTTGACCTTGCTAAGCCGCACTGAGCTGGAAGCTGCAGAGATGGCTCTTGAGCATGCCCGCCGAGGAGGACAGGCAACCTCCCAG GTAAGCTGGGAGCAGGATCTGAAGCTCTTTCTTCAGGAACCTGGAGTATTTTCCCCCACACCACCTCAGGAGTTTCAGCCTGCAGGGACTGATCAG GTGTGTGCCCTGGAGTTGGAGGGGGATGCAGGAAGCATGGCTGGGGACACTAGCCTGGAGAAAGAGGTTCAGCGCTGGACAAGCCGAGCTGCCCGAGACTACAAGATCCAGAACCATGGACATCGG GTGTTGCAGCGGCTGGAGCAGAGGCGACAGCAGGCTCCAGAGCGGGAGGCCCCAGGTATAGAACAGCGGCTACAGGAAGTGAAGGAAAGCATCCGGCGGGCACAG GTGAGCCAGGTGAAGGGAGCTGCCCGGCTGGCTCTGCTACAAGGAGCTGGCCTAGATGTACAGCACTGGCTGAAGCCAGCCATGACTCAGGCTCAGGATGAGGTGGAGCAGGAGCGACGTCTTAGTGAGGCCCGCCTCTCCCAGAGGGACCTCTCTCCCACG GCTGAGGATGCTGAGCTCTCTGACTTTGAGGAATGTGAGGAGACAGGGGAGCTCTTTGAGGAGCCTGCCCCTACAGCCTTGGCCACtaggcccctcccctgccctgcacaTGTGGTGTTCAGCTATCAG GCAGGGCATGAGGATGAGCTGACTATCACAGAGGGCGAGTGGCTGGAGGTCATAGAAGAAGGAGATGCTGATGAATGGGTCAAG GCTCGAAACCAGCACGGCGAGGTAGGCTTTGTCCCTGAGCGGTATCTCAACTTCCCGGACCTCTCCTTCCCTGAGAGTGGCCACGACAGCGATAATCCCTCAGGGGCAGAGCCCACAG CTTTCCTGGCCCGTGCCCTATACAGCTACACAGGACAGAGTGCAGAGGAGCTGAGCTTCCCTGAGGGGGCGCTTATCCGCCTGCTGCCCCGGGCCCAGGATGGAGTGGATGATGGCTTCTGGAGGGGAGAATTTGGGGGCTATGTTGGGGTTTTCCCCTCCCTGCTAGTGGAGGAATTGCTTGGCTCCCCAGGACCCCCTGAACTCTCAGACCCAGAACAG ATGCTGCCATCCCCTTCTCCTCCTAGCTTCTCACCTCCTGTGCCCACCTCTGCCTTGGATGGAGCCCTTGCATCTGTGCTGCCTGTGG